In a single window of the Leptospira sanjuanensis genome:
- the pbpC gene encoding penicillin-binding protein 1C, with protein sequence MFVLFIAIFFFWNGLSAKEVPSYREVRNQYHTSDGTIVDIHGRFLQTIRWNVQERKLAWTEEGEIPETLLMALFLQEDKRFFEHTGVDSLAVLGALKDRILGNSKRGASTLTMQLSGIFLGTKPGRRSLYDKWEQMNLARAIETTWTKTEILTAYLNLSQFRGELRGLRAASRGLFQKEPSALSDTESILLVAMLPFPGVNSSLLTKRSCVLAKKIGKEELCLSLESVAKTATGKITGLPSTGGIAYHAAQRIFREESNVSSENGKVKTTLDFDLQWKITELAKNVLDGLKKQNVAETGILVLDNSSGAVLAYVGNLPESSSFYVDALASKRQAGSTLKPFLYALAFEKEVLKPNSILEDSPTEWNAVTGIYRPSNYSDVYHGNVPAKYALASSLNIPAIHVLDLVSVGGFVQRLQDLGFSGLKRADFYGSSLALGSADVTLFELTNAYRTLANGGLRSEPTFFPSHAKQALQENGQEGNVWTRVYSQNAADTLSEILSNREYRSLSFGLNNHLSTRFFAAVKTGTSQDMRDNWCVGYSKKYTVGVWVGNMDGSPMWDVSGVTGAAPIWNAVMNLLQERDSQGIRPAYEAMENSPVRPITESSSISKILVPGNQTIYAIDPDIPDERQKLHFSASAFPSGSVWILDGRKISEAQNKDVFWKPERGFHILSIQDRNGKIIDSVVFEVR encoded by the coding sequence ATCTTCGTTTTATTCATCGCTATATTCTTCTTTTGGAATGGGTTGTCCGCGAAGGAGGTACCTTCGTATCGCGAGGTTCGAAATCAGTATCACACTTCGGATGGAACGATCGTGGACATTCACGGACGATTTTTGCAAACGATTCGATGGAACGTGCAAGAACGAAAGCTCGCCTGGACGGAAGAAGGGGAAATTCCCGAAACGCTTTTGATGGCGTTATTCTTACAGGAAGACAAACGTTTCTTTGAACATACGGGCGTTGATTCGCTCGCTGTCTTGGGTGCGCTCAAGGATCGAATTCTCGGAAATTCAAAACGAGGCGCAAGCACTCTTACGATGCAGCTTTCGGGAATTTTTCTCGGTACCAAACCGGGTCGTCGAAGTCTCTATGACAAATGGGAACAGATGAATCTCGCTCGGGCAATCGAGACAACCTGGACCAAGACGGAGATTCTTACGGCTTATTTGAACCTTTCTCAATTTCGGGGAGAACTCAGAGGATTGCGAGCGGCAAGCCGAGGGCTTTTCCAGAAAGAGCCTTCCGCATTAAGCGACACGGAATCGATCCTCTTAGTTGCGATGCTTCCGTTTCCGGGCGTGAATTCTTCACTCTTGACAAAACGAAGTTGTGTTCTCGCCAAAAAAATCGGTAAAGAAGAACTCTGTCTTTCCTTGGAAAGCGTTGCTAAGACGGCAACCGGAAAAATCACCGGACTTCCTTCCACGGGTGGGATCGCGTATCACGCCGCGCAACGAATCTTTCGAGAAGAATCGAATGTATCTTCCGAGAACGGAAAGGTCAAAACGACGTTGGATTTTGATCTCCAATGGAAGATTACGGAACTTGCAAAAAACGTTCTGGACGGATTAAAAAAACAGAATGTAGCCGAAACGGGAATTCTGGTTTTAGACAATTCATCCGGCGCAGTGTTGGCCTATGTAGGCAACTTACCCGAAAGTTCTTCCTTTTATGTGGACGCGCTCGCATCGAAACGGCAAGCGGGTTCGACGCTAAAGCCTTTTTTATACGCGCTCGCATTCGAAAAGGAAGTATTGAAACCGAATTCGATCTTGGAAGACAGTCCGACGGAATGGAACGCGGTTACTGGAATTTACAGACCTTCCAATTACAGCGATGTATATCACGGAAACGTTCCTGCAAAGTATGCCTTGGCATCTTCGTTGAATATTCCCGCGATTCACGTTTTGGATCTTGTAAGCGTTGGAGGTTTCGTTCAACGATTGCAGGATCTCGGATTTAGCGGACTCAAACGCGCAGACTTTTACGGTTCTTCTCTCGCGCTGGGAAGCGCCGACGTAACCCTATTCGAATTGACGAATGCGTATCGAACCCTCGCCAACGGGGGGTTACGTTCCGAACCAACATTTTTTCCTTCGCACGCCAAACAAGCGTTACAGGAAAACGGACAGGAAGGAAATGTTTGGACGAGAGTGTATTCGCAAAACGCGGCGGATACGTTATCCGAAATTCTTTCCAATCGAGAATACCGTTCCTTGTCCTTCGGTTTAAACAACCATCTCAGTACGCGATTTTTCGCTGCGGTCAAAACCGGAACCTCTCAGGATATGAGAGATAACTGGTGTGTGGGTTATTCCAAAAAATACACGGTGGGAGTTTGGGTCGGAAACATGGACGGAAGTCCGATGTGGGACGTGAGCGGCGTTACCGGGGCGGCTCCGATCTGGAACGCGGTGATGAATCTTTTGCAGGAAAGGGATTCGCAAGGAATCCGCCCGGCCTATGAGGCGATGGAGAATTCTCCCGTTCGTCCGATAACGGAGTCCTCTTCGATCTCTAAAATTCTCGTTCCGGGAAACCAAACGATCTACGCGATCGATCCCGATATACCCGATGAAAGACAAAAGCTTCATTTCTCGGCATCGGCTTTTCCAAGCGGATCGGTTTGGATCTTGGACGGTAGAAAGATTTCGGAAGCGCAGAACAAGGACGTTTTTTGGAAACCGGAACGCGGGTTTCACATTCTTTCGATCCAAGATCGAAACGGAAAAATCATCGATAGCGTGGTTTTTGAAGTCAGATAG